Proteins from one Phocoena sinus isolate mPhoSin1 chromosome 8, mPhoSin1.pri, whole genome shotgun sequence genomic window:
- the ST3GAL4 gene encoding CMP-N-acetylneuraminate-beta-galactosamide-alpha-2,3-sialyltransferase 4 isoform X7, translating into MWQLDFGWVPCSRGGSGAPPLVGGPSIFERDARAAVGLGEGTGPAPGADALILSSASWALTSLPGHLPGREGRISSRSQRASKEELAGGASLASDLYPPPSSLQRYLLGWRRLIRAGRRFLLRCLQVARGSRDDSSPQEPWHLRNMISKSPLPCVRPAGWKLLATLALVLVVMVWYSISREDRYIELFYFPIPGKKEPCLQGEAERIASKLFGNYSREQPVFLQLKDYFWVKTPSAYELPYGTKGSEDLLLRVLAVTSYSVPESIQSLKCRRCVVVGNGHRLRNSSLGEAINKYDVVIRSV; encoded by the exons ATGTGGCAGCTGGACTTCGGGTGGGTGCCCTGCAGCCGTGGAGGTTCAGGAGCGCCTCCTCTTGTTGGCGGCCCCAGCATCTTCGAGCGGGACGCTCGTGCAGCAGTCGGGTTGGGTGAAGGGACAGGGCCTGCCCCGGGTGCGGATGCTCTGATCTTAAGCTCAGCTTCCTGGGCCCTCACCTCCCTTCCTGGACATCTTCCTGGGCGGGAAGGCAGGATCTCATCCCGGAGCCAGAGGGCCTCCAAAGAAGAGCTGGCTGGTGGAGCTTCTCTGGCTTCTGACCTCtaccctccaccctcctctctccAGAGGTACCTGCTGGGATGGAGGAGGCTGATCAGAGCAGGGAGGAGATTTCTGCTCAGATGCCTCCAG GTGGCCCGAGGCAGCCGGGATGACAGCTCTCCCCAGGAACCCTGGCACCTGAGAAACATGATCAGCAAGTCCC CTCTTCCGTGCGTTCGCCCTGCAGGCTGGAAACTCCTGGCCACACTGGCTCTGGTCCTGGTCGTCATGGTATGGTACTCCATCTCCCGAGAAGACAGGTACATTGAGCT CTTTTATTTTCCCATCCCAGGGAAGAAGGAGCCATGCCTCCAGGGTGAGGCGGAGAGGATAGCCTCCAAGCTCTTTGGCAA CTACTCCCGAGAACAGCCCGTCTTTCTGCAGCTTAAGGATTATTTCTGGGTCAAGACGCCATCTGCCTACGAGCTGCCCTACGGGACCAAGGGGAGTG AAGACCTACTGCTCCGGGTGCTGGCCGTCACCAGCTACTCCGTTCCAGAGAGCATCCAGAG CCTCAAGTGCCGCCGCTGCGTGGTGGTGGGGAACGGGCACCGGCTGCGCAACAGCTCGCTGGGAGAGGCCATCAACAAGTACGACGTGGTCATCAGGTCTGTATGA
- the ST3GAL4 gene encoding CMP-N-acetylneuraminate-beta-galactosamide-alpha-2,3-sialyltransferase 4 isoform X8 codes for MISKSRKKEPCLQGEAERIASKLFGNYSREQPVFLQLKDYFWVKTPSAYELPYGTKGSEDLLLRVLAVTSYSVPESIQSLKCRRCVVVGNGHRLRNSSLGEAINKYDVVIRLNSAPVAGYEHDVGSKTTMRLFYPESAHFNPKVEDNPDTLLVMVAFKAMDFHWIESILSDKKRVRKGFWKQPPLIWDVNPKQIRILNPFFMEIAADKLLGLPIQQPYKIKQKPTTGLLAITLALHLCDLVHIAGFGYPDAHHKKQSIHYYEYITLKSMVWSGHNVSQEALAIKRMLEIGAVKNLTYF; via the exons ATGATCAGCAAGTCCC GGAAGAAGGAGCCATGCCTCCAGGGTGAGGCGGAGAGGATAGCCTCCAAGCTCTTTGGCAA CTACTCCCGAGAACAGCCCGTCTTTCTGCAGCTTAAGGATTATTTCTGGGTCAAGACGCCATCTGCCTACGAGCTGCCCTACGGGACCAAGGGGAGTG AAGACCTACTGCTCCGGGTGCTGGCCGTCACCAGCTACTCCGTTCCAGAGAGCATCCAGAG CCTCAAGTGCCGCCGCTGCGTGGTGGTGGGGAACGGGCACCGGCTGCGCAACAGCTCGCTGGGAGAGGCCATCAACAAGTACGACGTGGTCATCAG GTTAAACAGCGCACCGGTGGCTGGCTACGAGCATGACGTGGGCTCCAAGACCACCATGCGTCTCTTCTACCCTGAATCCGCCCACTTCAACCCCAAAGTGGAGGACAACCCTGACACACTCCTTGTCATGGTGGCTTTCAAGGCCATGGACTTCCACTGGATTGAGAGCATCCTGAGTGATAAGAAGCGC GTGCGAAAGGGCTTCTGGAAACAGCCTCCCCTCATCTGGGACGTCAACCCCAAACAGATTCGGATTCTCAACCCCTTCTTCATGGAGATTGCAGCTGACAAACTGCTGGGCCTGCCGATACAGCAGCCATACAAGATTAAGCAG AAGCCCACCACAGGGCTGTTGGCCATCACCCTGGCCCTCCACCTCTGTGACCTGGTGCATATTGCTGGCTTTGGCTACCCAGACGCCCACCACAAAAAGCAGTCCATTCACTACTATGAGTATATCACACTCAAGTCCATGGTG TGGTCAGGCCACAATGTCTCCCAAGAGGCCCTGGCCATCAAGCGGATGCTGGAAATCGGAGCCGTCAAGAACCTCACGTACTTCTGA
- the ST3GAL4 gene encoding CMP-N-acetylneuraminate-beta-galactosamide-alpha-2,3-sialyltransferase 4 isoform X3 — protein sequence MVARGSRDDSSPQEPWHLRNMISKSRWKLLATLALVLVVMVWYSISREDRYIELFYFPIPGKKEPCLQGEAERIASKLFGNYSREQPVFLQLKDYFWVKTPSAYELPYGTKGSEDLLLRVLAVTSYSVPESIQSLKCRRCVVVGNGHRLRNSSLGEAINKYDVVIRLNSAPVAGYEHDVGSKTTMRLFYPESAHFNPKVEDNPDTLLVMVAFKAMDFHWIESILSDKKRVRKGFWKQPPLIWDVNPKQIRILNPFFMEIAADKLLGLPIQQPYKIKQKPTTGLLAITLALHLCDLVHIAGFGYPDAHHKKQSIHYYEYITLKSMVWSGHNVSQEALAIKRMLEIGAVKNLTYF from the exons ATG GTGGCCCGAGGCAGCCGGGATGACAGCTCTCCCCAGGAACCCTGGCACCTGAGAAACATGATCAGCAAGTCCC GCTGGAAACTCCTGGCCACACTGGCTCTGGTCCTGGTCGTCATGGTATGGTACTCCATCTCCCGAGAAGACAGGTACATTGAGCT CTTTTATTTTCCCATCCCAGGGAAGAAGGAGCCATGCCTCCAGGGTGAGGCGGAGAGGATAGCCTCCAAGCTCTTTGGCAA CTACTCCCGAGAACAGCCCGTCTTTCTGCAGCTTAAGGATTATTTCTGGGTCAAGACGCCATCTGCCTACGAGCTGCCCTACGGGACCAAGGGGAGTG AAGACCTACTGCTCCGGGTGCTGGCCGTCACCAGCTACTCCGTTCCAGAGAGCATCCAGAG CCTCAAGTGCCGCCGCTGCGTGGTGGTGGGGAACGGGCACCGGCTGCGCAACAGCTCGCTGGGAGAGGCCATCAACAAGTACGACGTGGTCATCAG GTTAAACAGCGCACCGGTGGCTGGCTACGAGCATGACGTGGGCTCCAAGACCACCATGCGTCTCTTCTACCCTGAATCCGCCCACTTCAACCCCAAAGTGGAGGACAACCCTGACACACTCCTTGTCATGGTGGCTTTCAAGGCCATGGACTTCCACTGGATTGAGAGCATCCTGAGTGATAAGAAGCGC GTGCGAAAGGGCTTCTGGAAACAGCCTCCCCTCATCTGGGACGTCAACCCCAAACAGATTCGGATTCTCAACCCCTTCTTCATGGAGATTGCAGCTGACAAACTGCTGGGCCTGCCGATACAGCAGCCATACAAGATTAAGCAG AAGCCCACCACAGGGCTGTTGGCCATCACCCTGGCCCTCCACCTCTGTGACCTGGTGCATATTGCTGGCTTTGGCTACCCAGACGCCCACCACAAAAAGCAGTCCATTCACTACTATGAGTATATCACACTCAAGTCCATGGTG TGGTCAGGCCACAATGTCTCCCAAGAGGCCCTGGCCATCAAGCGGATGCTGGAAATCGGAGCCGTCAAGAACCTCACGTACTTCTGA
- the ST3GAL4 gene encoding CMP-N-acetylneuraminate-beta-galactosamide-alpha-2,3-sialyltransferase 4 isoform X2 codes for MVARGSRDDSSPQEPWHLRNMISKSPLPCVRPAGWKLLATLALVLVVMVWYSISREDRYIELFYFPIPGKKEPCLQGEAERIASKLFGNYSREQPVFLQLKDYFWVKTPSAYELPYGTKGSEDLLLRVLAVTSYSVPESIQSLKCRRCVVVGNGHRLRNSSLGEAINKYDVVIRLNSAPVAGYEHDVGSKTTMRLFYPESAHFNPKVEDNPDTLLVMVAFKAMDFHWIESILSDKKRVRKGFWKQPPLIWDVNPKQIRILNPFFMEIAADKLLGLPIQQPYKIKQKPTTGLLAITLALHLCDLVHIAGFGYPDAHHKKQSIHYYEYITLKSMVWSGHNVSQEALAIKRMLEIGAVKNLTYF; via the exons ATG GTGGCCCGAGGCAGCCGGGATGACAGCTCTCCCCAGGAACCCTGGCACCTGAGAAACATGATCAGCAAGTCCC CTCTTCCGTGCGTTCGCCCTGCAGGCTGGAAACTCCTGGCCACACTGGCTCTGGTCCTGGTCGTCATGGTATGGTACTCCATCTCCCGAGAAGACAGGTACATTGAGCT CTTTTATTTTCCCATCCCAGGGAAGAAGGAGCCATGCCTCCAGGGTGAGGCGGAGAGGATAGCCTCCAAGCTCTTTGGCAA CTACTCCCGAGAACAGCCCGTCTTTCTGCAGCTTAAGGATTATTTCTGGGTCAAGACGCCATCTGCCTACGAGCTGCCCTACGGGACCAAGGGGAGTG AAGACCTACTGCTCCGGGTGCTGGCCGTCACCAGCTACTCCGTTCCAGAGAGCATCCAGAG CCTCAAGTGCCGCCGCTGCGTGGTGGTGGGGAACGGGCACCGGCTGCGCAACAGCTCGCTGGGAGAGGCCATCAACAAGTACGACGTGGTCATCAG GTTAAACAGCGCACCGGTGGCTGGCTACGAGCATGACGTGGGCTCCAAGACCACCATGCGTCTCTTCTACCCTGAATCCGCCCACTTCAACCCCAAAGTGGAGGACAACCCTGACACACTCCTTGTCATGGTGGCTTTCAAGGCCATGGACTTCCACTGGATTGAGAGCATCCTGAGTGATAAGAAGCGC GTGCGAAAGGGCTTCTGGAAACAGCCTCCCCTCATCTGGGACGTCAACCCCAAACAGATTCGGATTCTCAACCCCTTCTTCATGGAGATTGCAGCTGACAAACTGCTGGGCCTGCCGATACAGCAGCCATACAAGATTAAGCAG AAGCCCACCACAGGGCTGTTGGCCATCACCCTGGCCCTCCACCTCTGTGACCTGGTGCATATTGCTGGCTTTGGCTACCCAGACGCCCACCACAAAAAGCAGTCCATTCACTACTATGAGTATATCACACTCAAGTCCATGGTG TGGTCAGGCCACAATGTCTCCCAAGAGGCCCTGGCCATCAAGCGGATGCTGGAAATCGGAGCCGTCAAGAACCTCACGTACTTCTGA
- the ST3GAL4 gene encoding CMP-N-acetylneuraminate-beta-galactosamide-alpha-2,3-sialyltransferase 4 isoform X1 — translation MISKSPLPCVRPAGWKLLATLALVLVVMVWYSISREDSFYFPIPGKKEPCLQGEAERIASKLFGNYSREQPVFLQLKDYFWVKTPSAYELPYGTKGSEDLLLRVLAVTSYSVPESIQSLKCRRCVVVGNGHRLRNSSLGEAINKYDVVIRLNSAPVAGYEHDVGSKTTMRLFYPESAHFNPKVEDNPDTLLVMVAFKAMDFHWIESILSDKKRVRKGFWKQPPLIWDVNPKQIRILNPFFMEIAADKLLGLPIQQPYKIKQKPTTGLLAITLALHLCDLVHIAGFGYPDAHHKKQSIHYYEYITLKSMVWSGHNVSQEALAIKRMLEIGAVKNLTYF, via the exons ATGATCAGCAAGTCCC CTCTTCCGTGCGTTCGCCCTGCAGGCTGGAAACTCCTGGCCACACTGGCTCTGGTCCTGGTCGTCATGGTATGGTACTCCATCTCCCGAGAAGACAG CTTTTATTTTCCCATCCCAGGGAAGAAGGAGCCATGCCTCCAGGGTGAGGCGGAGAGGATAGCCTCCAAGCTCTTTGGCAA CTACTCCCGAGAACAGCCCGTCTTTCTGCAGCTTAAGGATTATTTCTGGGTCAAGACGCCATCTGCCTACGAGCTGCCCTACGGGACCAAGGGGAGTG AAGACCTACTGCTCCGGGTGCTGGCCGTCACCAGCTACTCCGTTCCAGAGAGCATCCAGAG CCTCAAGTGCCGCCGCTGCGTGGTGGTGGGGAACGGGCACCGGCTGCGCAACAGCTCGCTGGGAGAGGCCATCAACAAGTACGACGTGGTCATCAG GTTAAACAGCGCACCGGTGGCTGGCTACGAGCATGACGTGGGCTCCAAGACCACCATGCGTCTCTTCTACCCTGAATCCGCCCACTTCAACCCCAAAGTGGAGGACAACCCTGACACACTCCTTGTCATGGTGGCTTTCAAGGCCATGGACTTCCACTGGATTGAGAGCATCCTGAGTGATAAGAAGCGC GTGCGAAAGGGCTTCTGGAAACAGCCTCCCCTCATCTGGGACGTCAACCCCAAACAGATTCGGATTCTCAACCCCTTCTTCATGGAGATTGCAGCTGACAAACTGCTGGGCCTGCCGATACAGCAGCCATACAAGATTAAGCAG AAGCCCACCACAGGGCTGTTGGCCATCACCCTGGCCCTCCACCTCTGTGACCTGGTGCATATTGCTGGCTTTGGCTACCCAGACGCCCACCACAAAAAGCAGTCCATTCACTACTATGAGTATATCACACTCAAGTCCATGGTG TGGTCAGGCCACAATGTCTCCCAAGAGGCCCTGGCCATCAAGCGGATGCTGGAAATCGGAGCCGTCAAGAACCTCACGTACTTCTGA
- the ST3GAL4 gene encoding CMP-N-acetylneuraminate-beta-galactosamide-alpha-2,3-sialyltransferase 4 isoform X5 has protein sequence MISKSRWKLLATLALVLVVMVWYSISREDRYIELFYFPIPGKKEPCLQGEAERIASKLFGNYSREQPVFLQLKDYFWVKTPSAYELPYGTKGSEDLLLRVLAVTSYSVPESIQSLKCRRCVVVGNGHRLRNSSLGEAINKYDVVIRLNSAPVAGYEHDVGSKTTMRLFYPESAHFNPKVEDNPDTLLVMVAFKAMDFHWIESILSDKKRVRKGFWKQPPLIWDVNPKQIRILNPFFMEIAADKLLGLPIQQPYKIKQKPTTGLLAITLALHLCDLVHIAGFGYPDAHHKKQSIHYYEYITLKSMVWSGHNVSQEALAIKRMLEIGAVKNLTYF, from the exons ATGATCAGCAAGTCCC GCTGGAAACTCCTGGCCACACTGGCTCTGGTCCTGGTCGTCATGGTATGGTACTCCATCTCCCGAGAAGACAGGTACATTGAGCT CTTTTATTTTCCCATCCCAGGGAAGAAGGAGCCATGCCTCCAGGGTGAGGCGGAGAGGATAGCCTCCAAGCTCTTTGGCAA CTACTCCCGAGAACAGCCCGTCTTTCTGCAGCTTAAGGATTATTTCTGGGTCAAGACGCCATCTGCCTACGAGCTGCCCTACGGGACCAAGGGGAGTG AAGACCTACTGCTCCGGGTGCTGGCCGTCACCAGCTACTCCGTTCCAGAGAGCATCCAGAG CCTCAAGTGCCGCCGCTGCGTGGTGGTGGGGAACGGGCACCGGCTGCGCAACAGCTCGCTGGGAGAGGCCATCAACAAGTACGACGTGGTCATCAG GTTAAACAGCGCACCGGTGGCTGGCTACGAGCATGACGTGGGCTCCAAGACCACCATGCGTCTCTTCTACCCTGAATCCGCCCACTTCAACCCCAAAGTGGAGGACAACCCTGACACACTCCTTGTCATGGTGGCTTTCAAGGCCATGGACTTCCACTGGATTGAGAGCATCCTGAGTGATAAGAAGCGC GTGCGAAAGGGCTTCTGGAAACAGCCTCCCCTCATCTGGGACGTCAACCCCAAACAGATTCGGATTCTCAACCCCTTCTTCATGGAGATTGCAGCTGACAAACTGCTGGGCCTGCCGATACAGCAGCCATACAAGATTAAGCAG AAGCCCACCACAGGGCTGTTGGCCATCACCCTGGCCCTCCACCTCTGTGACCTGGTGCATATTGCTGGCTTTGGCTACCCAGACGCCCACCACAAAAAGCAGTCCATTCACTACTATGAGTATATCACACTCAAGTCCATGGTG TGGTCAGGCCACAATGTCTCCCAAGAGGCCCTGGCCATCAAGCGGATGCTGGAAATCGGAGCCGTCAAGAACCTCACGTACTTCTGA
- the ST3GAL4 gene encoding CMP-N-acetylneuraminate-beta-galactosamide-alpha-2,3-sialyltransferase 4 isoform X4, translated as MISKSPLPCVRPAGWKLLATLALVLVVMVWYSISREDRYIELFYFPIPGKKEPCLQGEAERIASKLFGNYSREQPVFLQLKDYFWVKTPSAYELPYGTKGSEDLLLRVLAVTSYSVPESIQSLKCRRCVVVGNGHRLRNSSLGEAINKYDVVIRLNSAPVAGYEHDVGSKTTMRLFYPESAHFNPKVEDNPDTLLVMVAFKAMDFHWIESILSDKKRVRKGFWKQPPLIWDVNPKQIRILNPFFMEIAADKLLGLPIQQPYKIKQKPTTGLLAITLALHLCDLVHIAGFGYPDAHHKKQSIHYYEYITLKSMVWSGHNVSQEALAIKRMLEIGAVKNLTYF; from the exons ATGATCAGCAAGTCCC CTCTTCCGTGCGTTCGCCCTGCAGGCTGGAAACTCCTGGCCACACTGGCTCTGGTCCTGGTCGTCATGGTATGGTACTCCATCTCCCGAGAAGACAGGTACATTGAGCT CTTTTATTTTCCCATCCCAGGGAAGAAGGAGCCATGCCTCCAGGGTGAGGCGGAGAGGATAGCCTCCAAGCTCTTTGGCAA CTACTCCCGAGAACAGCCCGTCTTTCTGCAGCTTAAGGATTATTTCTGGGTCAAGACGCCATCTGCCTACGAGCTGCCCTACGGGACCAAGGGGAGTG AAGACCTACTGCTCCGGGTGCTGGCCGTCACCAGCTACTCCGTTCCAGAGAGCATCCAGAG CCTCAAGTGCCGCCGCTGCGTGGTGGTGGGGAACGGGCACCGGCTGCGCAACAGCTCGCTGGGAGAGGCCATCAACAAGTACGACGTGGTCATCAG GTTAAACAGCGCACCGGTGGCTGGCTACGAGCATGACGTGGGCTCCAAGACCACCATGCGTCTCTTCTACCCTGAATCCGCCCACTTCAACCCCAAAGTGGAGGACAACCCTGACACACTCCTTGTCATGGTGGCTTTCAAGGCCATGGACTTCCACTGGATTGAGAGCATCCTGAGTGATAAGAAGCGC GTGCGAAAGGGCTTCTGGAAACAGCCTCCCCTCATCTGGGACGTCAACCCCAAACAGATTCGGATTCTCAACCCCTTCTTCATGGAGATTGCAGCTGACAAACTGCTGGGCCTGCCGATACAGCAGCCATACAAGATTAAGCAG AAGCCCACCACAGGGCTGTTGGCCATCACCCTGGCCCTCCACCTCTGTGACCTGGTGCATATTGCTGGCTTTGGCTACCCAGACGCCCACCACAAAAAGCAGTCCATTCACTACTATGAGTATATCACACTCAAGTCCATGGTG TGGTCAGGCCACAATGTCTCCCAAGAGGCCCTGGCCATCAAGCGGATGCTGGAAATCGGAGCCGTCAAGAACCTCACGTACTTCTGA
- the ST3GAL4 gene encoding CMP-N-acetylneuraminate-beta-galactosamide-alpha-2,3-sialyltransferase 4 isoform X6, translating into MISKSRWKLLATLALVLVVMVWYSISREDSFYFPIPGKKEPCLQGEAERIASKLFGNYSREQPVFLQLKDYFWVKTPSAYELPYGTKGSEDLLLRVLAVTSYSVPESIQSLKCRRCVVVGNGHRLRNSSLGEAINKYDVVIRLNSAPVAGYEHDVGSKTTMRLFYPESAHFNPKVEDNPDTLLVMVAFKAMDFHWIESILSDKKRVRKGFWKQPPLIWDVNPKQIRILNPFFMEIAADKLLGLPIQQPYKIKQKPTTGLLAITLALHLCDLVHIAGFGYPDAHHKKQSIHYYEYITLKSMVWSGHNVSQEALAIKRMLEIGAVKNLTYF; encoded by the exons ATGATCAGCAAGTCCC GCTGGAAACTCCTGGCCACACTGGCTCTGGTCCTGGTCGTCATGGTATGGTACTCCATCTCCCGAGAAGACAG CTTTTATTTTCCCATCCCAGGGAAGAAGGAGCCATGCCTCCAGGGTGAGGCGGAGAGGATAGCCTCCAAGCTCTTTGGCAA CTACTCCCGAGAACAGCCCGTCTTTCTGCAGCTTAAGGATTATTTCTGGGTCAAGACGCCATCTGCCTACGAGCTGCCCTACGGGACCAAGGGGAGTG AAGACCTACTGCTCCGGGTGCTGGCCGTCACCAGCTACTCCGTTCCAGAGAGCATCCAGAG CCTCAAGTGCCGCCGCTGCGTGGTGGTGGGGAACGGGCACCGGCTGCGCAACAGCTCGCTGGGAGAGGCCATCAACAAGTACGACGTGGTCATCAG GTTAAACAGCGCACCGGTGGCTGGCTACGAGCATGACGTGGGCTCCAAGACCACCATGCGTCTCTTCTACCCTGAATCCGCCCACTTCAACCCCAAAGTGGAGGACAACCCTGACACACTCCTTGTCATGGTGGCTTTCAAGGCCATGGACTTCCACTGGATTGAGAGCATCCTGAGTGATAAGAAGCGC GTGCGAAAGGGCTTCTGGAAACAGCCTCCCCTCATCTGGGACGTCAACCCCAAACAGATTCGGATTCTCAACCCCTTCTTCATGGAGATTGCAGCTGACAAACTGCTGGGCCTGCCGATACAGCAGCCATACAAGATTAAGCAG AAGCCCACCACAGGGCTGTTGGCCATCACCCTGGCCCTCCACCTCTGTGACCTGGTGCATATTGCTGGCTTTGGCTACCCAGACGCCCACCACAAAAAGCAGTCCATTCACTACTATGAGTATATCACACTCAAGTCCATGGTG TGGTCAGGCCACAATGTCTCCCAAGAGGCCCTGGCCATCAAGCGGATGCTGGAAATCGGAGCCGTCAAGAACCTCACGTACTTCTGA